The Bos taurus isolate L1 Dominette 01449 registration number 42190680 breed Hereford chromosome 16, ARS-UCD2.0, whole genome shotgun sequence genome includes the window CGGTTCTGTGGCATTAAGTTCATTGACATTATTGTACAATCATACCACCATCCCTCTCCAAAACATTTTAATCTTCCCAAAGTAAAACTCTGCAGAAATTAAACAATTTAACTCTCAATTCCTCCCTCTCCCTGGCCCCAAGCCACCACCACTTTCTTAGTCTCTGTGAACATGATTACTCTGGGTATCTcagataaatggaatcatacagaatttgtctttttgtggcttgTCTACTTCATTCAGCATATGTCCTCAACATTAATGCATATCCCGGCATGTATCaaaccttcctttctttttaaggctgaataatgttccattgcatgtatatatcacattGCCTGTCCATGCTCATGAGTTGGCATATTGAAATCGTGCACGGGTAAATTTTGGGAAATACTATCACTGTAATTAATGGTTCAAAGCAACAAAATTAATCCAGTTATATATTCTTGAAAGGACAGGATGAAATGCAGAATCTGTTTCCCTCAGAAAAGATGtgaataaagatatattttaacaTTCTAAGTTCCTTTGATTATCATCAAATTATGTAAGTGAAGTTAATTTATGCCTCATCTTATTGCATTTACTTTTGGAAAGACCAACCAAAAATGAGTGATAATTATTTGGGACTGGTCCTGACCATGATAAATATACTCATTTACAAACTCTGttccatttaaaatgtttctttcacAGGACCATGTAGAGGAAGGCAGGGCCAGCATTTATCGGTCAGTCTTTACCAACTCTTCCAAAGAGATGACATGTTTTCCAGACTTTCCATTTCCTGATGATTTTCCTAACTTTATGCACaacagcaagctccaggaatatATTACTATGTTTGCCAAAGAAAAGAACCTCCTGAAATACATACAATTTAAGGTaagatattattaaaaaaactTATTGGGGGCATAACTGTGAGGAATTCTATAGTTATTAAAAGATTCCCATTTGTTCCTTTCACTATCTCTTTCTCAATTGTAAACAATTTTAACAGTATGGCTTCTTTGACCCTAGATTTAGAAAGCATACATTCTTCTTAAGATATGTAGGAAATTTTTAACTACACATAGTTCTTGGACCAAAATGCCATAAGCTTAGAaatcagagcaaagaaaaaaatgcttgggTAGAcatgaatttataaattaaaaactcATTATTCCTAAACAATTTACAggtcaaaaaaagaaatttcaggggaaatttttaaatatttagagctAAATGATAATTTAATTTGATATATCAATATTTATGGCAAGTAGAGAGCACAAAAACTTTTATGAAAATTATAAGCTTAAATGTTTATGTCAGAAAATAAGATTTTCCAGGTGATCCTTAGCATACTAAAACATGAGAACTTACACTCTGGATATAGATGGTATCTTTCATTTTGagataataacattaaaaataaaatgacaaggaAGTATGTTAAGAAATTGCTGTTAATACAAAAATTATTGGCCACCAGATTATTTACTACATGTTCTACATGGCTCTTGTAAACTATAATTTAATTGTCAGAGCTCCAAAAGGAATCACTCTTATACTGCAGAGAATATTGGTCATACACAAGGAACCACGTGgaaataaagtttaataaaacatagataggggcttccctggaggtccagtggataagaatctgccttgcagcgCACACCAGTTCAAtctctgctctgggaagatcccacatacacgGCGCAACTAGGCCCAAGAGTTGCAACTTCTGAGCCCCACATGCCGCAACTCCTGAAGTCtgcatgccctggagcctgtgctctgcaacaagagaagccttcCTACCGCAACTATAGAGTAGCTCTTAATTTCTAATGCTGAGATGCCGTATGATTCTATGATCATTTGGCAAAGTTGGAAAGTCTTTCTATGTTTTGATGATCTGGGAAAGGTGCCTTCTTAATCTAGTAAAGAGACCATTAAGGAAGCTGCAGGGTTCATTTCACTCCGATAAGGACAAAACCCTGATAGTGTTTAATATCAGTGCATCTTCACAAAACTCAATGACCATACAagtacaaagtttaaaaaaaaaaaaaaatagaatcctCCTTCCTTGAAGGCCTACTGTAATAGACACCCTGGcctcatttctttctcccttatATCCCTCAATACTGTTTATGGAAGTTTTCCCCTGAGAAGCCATGTGTTCCAATTTATAGGGAGTATCCATGTTATGAAATAGTGAAAGTTACATGATTCATTTGGGGAGGAAACTTGTAACTCTTGGCCAGTTGGCTTCATCTTCAAACCTATAGAGAGAAATGCAATAGAACAACAACCCTGCAAGCGCTTTTAACTCTGCCTTCACTTCTCAGTCCAGCTCATTCTCTTACTTTATTAAGAAACAGCGTGGTATGACTtggacacagaagaaaaagaaaagcgtGTTGTCACTTGAGTGAGACTGCCTCAGAAATGTTACCAAGTCAGGGTTGGGTGTTTCCTGTCCTTTGGAAGAGAACAGTCCTAAATAGTATCTTACTCATCATGTAGCTACAAGGCATGCACCATAATTGAGATCAGAGATGCTTCCTTGGCTGACTTTTAATCAAGTGTAAATTTAACTTCAAACACATAGTAAAAGGATGAGAGTAAAAAAATGCTGTATTTTTACAGGATCTATTTCATATAAACTCTGTGTCTTGACCAAAATATGAACCAcctaaagaatgaaattggaaagTCAATGGGAGAAACAGCTGTAGAATCAAGGACCTATATTTAACGTTTGAACCTAGTTATTGGATTTTATGCACATTATTTAACTTCTTTAAGTCTCcatttcatatgtaaaatgaagcAACTATGTATCTTGTAGAATTATTCTGAAGatcaaataaaggctttaaagcagtttaaaaaaaataaaatggctaaaGAAATATGTTAGGAAATTATTATTATGTATTACTATGTAAATTATTGGCCACCAGATTATTTACTACATGGGCTACCTGCCTCTTGTAAACTGTAATTCAATCGTCAGAGCCCCAAAATGAATCACTCTTGTACTGCAGAGAATACTGGTCATACACAAGGAATTATGTGGGGATTTAAaaacgaacacacacacacacacacacacacacacacacatatagataggggcttccctagtggtccagtgggtaagaatctgccctgcaatgcaagggacactggtttgatccctggtccaggaagatcccctgtgccatgtgcaactaagcctgagagttacaactactgagcctacactctgcaccacagctactgaaatcTGCAtcccctaaagcctgtgctctgcaacaaaagaagccaccacaatgagaagcactCGCCCCATAACTAGAGcgtagcccccgctcactgcaactagagaaagcctgtgaagcaacaaagatgcagcacagccaaaaataaataaatatttttaaaaatcatatagatCGTTTTATGCTTTGACTTATTAAAAAGGAACTTTGAATTTATAATATGCACCTTCATAATGAATTAAGTATTCTCCCTAAGGCGCTATTAAGGATTTTCTTCATACTATTTGATGATGTTGGTGCCAAATCTGCCTTTTAGCTTAGAGTAAAGAAGATTATCTTTCTGCGTTTCTCTTAGACAATTGTATCCAGTGTAAATAAGCGTCCCGATTTCCAAACCACTGGCCAATGGGATGTTATCACTGAAAAGGATGGTAAAAAGGAATCAGCTGTCTTTGATGCCGTAATGATTTGTTCTGGACATCATGTGTACCCCAACATACCTAAAGAGTCCTTTCCAGGTAAGGCCAAAGTTTACGCTGCCATCCACACATCTTGCATGAAGAAATAACCTTGATGATGTCTTTCTTATGTATACAAAAGTATAGTTTATAAAAGTacacattaaattaaaatatgcttttattgtatctaatgggcttcccaggcagctcagtggtaaaagaatctgcctgccaatgcaggaaatgcaggtacaatccctggatcaggaagatcccctggaggagggcatggcaacccactccagtattcttgcctggagagtcccatgggcagaggagcctggtgggctacagtccatagggtcgtaaagagttggacatgactgagcacatatatcTATACAATTTGATATATTGTATCTAATATAGTTTAAGTATTAAAATTCCTATTACTGCAACCATATTCACTGACAAGTTCTGTTATAGCAGTTTTTTCAGtgaaaatcaaaataattcacatgttttccactttttcactcaggaataaaactttttaaaggcaAATGCTTCCACAGCCGGGACTATAAAGAACCAGGAATCTTCAAGGGGAAGCGAGTCCTGGTGATTGGTCTGGGGAACTCAGGCTGTGACATCGCCTCAGAACTCAGCCACATAGCTGAAAAAGTATGCCTCCCTGATACTCAGGGAACTATCTTTAAAAGGCCAGCCATACCATTTGAAAAGTGTGAAAGAAAGCGGGGAGGGCAGAGTCCTTGATGCAAAGACTAAGTAGTGGTTCATATAGCTCAATGCCCTTTGGTAACAGGTGGGATTTTAAATAGCTTGATGTGGCAAAGGCAGAACATCAGCTGGAATGATGTCATTCAACAAGCTTCTTCTTTGGGATGTTTGGTGTCTAATGTGTCCAATAAATTCTTCCAAAACCAGTGGGATCATCAAACAAGCACTAGAAGAAATATAACCAGTATTCAGTTATTGGTCACCTACACCAGAGAAGATTTGGCTAAAAGATGAGAATACCACAGAAATGATTTGACGGGTGTTGATCCTAAGATATGGGTTATAGTGCAGGAAGTTCATCTGGGAGTGCTCTCTGGATGAATACCTCTGAGGGAAGGGAAAGAAGTTTTCCTTTATTTACTCTGAAGCTAGGATAATCCTTCCAAATTGTCCCTAGTTGAAGTGAGGGgctgggtcattttttttttttttaccagtatagatatttatttttatttacatatattgcctcccttttgagcctcccttgcatcccacccccatcccacctctctaggtcatcacagagcacctagagcatgttatacagagtgaaataagtcagaaagaaaaaaaaacaaatatcatatattgaagcatatatacggaatctagaaacatggtacagatgaaactatttgcagggcaggaataaagatacagatgtagagaatggatttgtggacacagcaggggaaggagagggtgagacaaatTGAGAGAGGCTAGGTATTTGTCTTCCTCCTTCAACTGGTCACTGAATGCAGGGGATCCAAAAAGATTATAAAATGCTGGGGGAAGCCCCCTCTTCACCAAAGCAACTCCCAAAGAGGGCTGAGAGCTGAGGGCTGCCTTCTGGACACTGCCAGCAGTGGTGCAATAACTCCATTTCTAAAGGCAGATCTGAGAGGCATATCTACTACAGTCACCACGTTAACAGTTGAATTGGTGTTTTTCAAGGTCATCATCAGCTCCCGAAGTGGCTCCTGGGTGATGAGCCGGGTCTGGGATGAAGGCTATCCATGGGACATGCTGTTTATCACTCGATTTGAAACATTCCTCAAGAACACCTTACCGACAGTCATTTCTAACTGGTGGTACATGAAGCAAATGAACGCCAGATTCAAGCACGAGAACTACGGCTTGATGCCTTTAAACAGGTAAAGCAGAGTTAAACATGAAATGCCTACTAACTTTTATTTCACTGTCAACAACCCTAATATGTGAAATAACACCTAGACAAATCAAAGTGAAGTAATCACCTCTCACATTTCAGAGGACAAAGAACTGCAAAAATTAGGAGTGTTTTCCTGTTTCACAATTCTCCTTACCAGATTTGCACAGCTGGAAAGTTATATAACAGGTCAAGAATTttactccctgctgctgctgctgctaagtcgcttcagtcgtgtccaactctgtgcgacccctgagacggcagcctgccggctcccccgtccctgggattctccaggcaagaacactggagtgggttgccatttctttctccaatgcatgaaagtgaaaagtgaaagtgaagtcgctcagtcgtgtccgactcttagcgaccccatggactgcagcctaccaggctcttccgtccagggattttccaggcaagagtactggggtggggtgccattgccttctccatttactcCCTagagtaatgataataatagtcaACATGTTTTTAAGTACTTAATACATGTCAGAGCCTTATTAAGTCTCAGACATGCATTATCTCACTTTATTCTCACGACgactatgaaaaagtgaaagtgttagtctccgtcgtgtccaactctttgtgaccccatcgactgtagcccaccaggctcctctgtccatgggattctccaggcaagaatactggagtaggttgccattcccttctccaggagatgttcccaactcagggatcaaaccccagtctcctgcattgcaggcagattctttatgagccACAGCAACTATGATGATGGCTCTATTATAATCTTCATttgagagatgagaaaactgtggTTTACCAAAGCCCCACAGCTAGGAAGTCAGAAATGGTGATTGAAACAAGTCCAGATCTGCTGACTCCAAAGTGCCTCACTCTTAGCCACCTTGCTCTAAAACCGCTTTCTTAACTGCAAAGTTAAGCAAAGCAGGACTTGGTGCTTCactctcattcagttcagttcagtcactcagtcatgtccaagtctttgcgaccccacggactgcagcatgccagtcttccctgtccatcaccaattcctgaagcttgctcaaatgcacgtccatcgagtcggtgatgctatccaaccatctcatcctctgtcatccccttctcgccctgccttcagtctttcccagaatcagggtcttttccaatgagtcagtgaatcgcattaggtggccaaaatattggagtttcagtttcagcatcagtccttccaatcaatattcaggactgatttcctttaggactgactagttgaatcttcttgcagtccaagggactctcaagagtcttctccaacattacagtttaaaagcatcaattcttcagtgctcagttttctttatggtccaactgtggACCATAAACAgtccaacagtcatgtatggtctcacatccatacatgactactggaaaaaccatagctttgactagacagacctttgctggcaaaatactgtctctgcttttcaatatgctatctaggttggtcataactttccttccaaggagtaagtgtcttttaatttcatggctgcaatcaccatctgcagtgattttggagcccagaaaaataaagtctgaccctgtttccactgtttccccatctaattcccatgaagtgatgggaccagatgccatgatcttcgttttctgaatgttgagctttaagccaaacatttcactctcctctttcactttcatcaagaggctttttagttcctcttcactttctgccataagggtggtgtcatctgcatatctgaggttattgatatttcttctggcaatcttgatttcagcttatgcttcatccagcccagtgtttctcatgatgtactctgcatagaagttaaataagcagagtgacactatacagccttggcgtactccttttcctatttggaaccagtctgttgttccatgtccagttctaactgttgcttcctggcctgcatataggtttctcaagaggcaggtcaggtggtctggtattcccatctctttcagaatttcccccagtttattgtgatccacacagtcaaaggctttggcatagtcaataaagcagaaatagatgtttttctggaactttcttgcttttttgatgatccaacggatgttggcaatttgatctctggttcctcttccttttctaaaaccagcttaaacatctggaagttcatgcttcacgtattgctgatgcctggcttggagaattttgagcattactttactagtgtgtgagatgaatgcattgCTCTCATTACCTGCCCCTTAATGGAGCCCTCCAACTGATCTATGGCCACAGTGTTTTCATCTTCAGCCTTCTCCTCACTCTCTCCTATAATATCCTCCAAGCCAATCACATGATAAGAAATTGCTTTGACATGGGTGAAAAAACCCAAGTTCTAAGCTGTTTACCTCAAAGTTATTTCATTAAGTCAACAAATAGTTATTAAGcttttattatgtgccaggacCTGTGGATATAGCACTGAATAAACTCATAAAATCCCTATCCTCGTGGGGCTTACATTCTAATAATGGGAAACAGACACAAACAGCATGAAATCTAAATAAGGCAGATAAGGGTAAGAGGGGATGACATCAAGACAATTTTAAACAACCCTTAGAGAAGGTCTCACTGAAAAAGCTTTCAAGCAaatttctgaaggagatgagaaaaTGAGCCATAAGGGTATCTGGAGAAGACTATTCTGGATGGTAGAAACAGCTAGGACATCATCTCTTCAAGGGTATGACTGGCATGTTTAACAAAATACAGTGGCTTCTTTTCTTGGGGAAGAAGACTGGGGAGAATAGCAGGAAATGAAACCAGAGACATCAAAATAGCCAGTTGATGCTAGGTCTTGGAAGCCATTGTAAACACTCTGGCCTTTACTCTGAATGCAGTGCGAAACCATAGCAGGCATCTGACCAAACTGGAAACAAAGTCTAAGTTAGTTTGAAGAGATCACTTTGGCTGTTATGGCCATAACTCACTGTAGAGGGTAGGTCAAAGAAGGAAGTGGAAAGACTGGTTAAGAAGCTATTATCAAAAACCCAGATGAGATGGGAAGGTGGCCTGAACCAGGATCATCAGTGGTCAGAAGTTGTCAGATTGGGATAAGAGTTTGAAGGTAAAGTGAACAGGATTTTCTGTTCAATTGAATAGCAAATGTGAAAGCAAATAAAATGTCAAGGATGTCTTTCAGACTTTTGATCTGAGCAAGGGAGCAAAGATGGAGGTGATGTCTACTGAGATGTGGACAACCATGGGAGAAGCAGAAGTTtagttttaaatgtattaaagttGGAATGCCTGTTTGGTATTTGCATAGAAGAATGTGGAACAGCAGTGGGTACATAAGAAGAGAGATTCAAACCATAAGTTTAAAATGTGGACTGGTCAGAATATAGAtagtatttaaataaatgaaaactagatgacatctcttgaagaatgaatgtcaaaagagaagacaaaagaCCTGAGGCATGTTGCTATTTAGAGGTCAGGAAGAGAAGAATTCAGCAGAGGACACTGAGAAGTAATAGTGAGGTATAGCAAGGTAGGTTGAAAGGAATCAAGAGTGAGTGATGACATGAAAGCAAAACGAACACAGTGTTTCAAGGAGGAGGAAACCATCAAGTGTGAGTTTACTaataaattagttaaaataaGGAGTAAGAGTGGATCACTGGATCTGGTGGCTTGAAGATCCTGGTGGCCTTGACAAAGGAAGTTTCAACATAGAAGTGAGTTTAAGATAAATGGCAGATAATTCGAGCGGTTGAATCCAGCCTTCTTCCAACCAGCAGTCCAACCAATCTCATTGTCTGGCTCAGTTTCCTCCCCAGAAGCATCTACCTACagctttctctcacacacacacacacacagttcccaTCATCCTATAAGAACCATGTCTTTTCTTCCAACATTATTGCGTTTACCCCTAAGGCAGAGTTCTGTGGACTCACTAGAGATAttactgaataaaaaataatcaaaagctCTCTTTCCAGATTTCCAgtttcctcttcttctcctggccTTATTTAAATTCCTAGACCCTCACTTTCTCACCTGACATGGCTTTGTCTTAATGGGGTTCACACTTCACCCTCTATGGTAGAACCTGGCTGCAGCCTTCCACCTTTGGCTTCCTTCCTCCTATTTGATCTTCTTCACATCACAATGATCAGTTTGGATTATGTTACGTTAAGAATAATGGCTAACATTTCGAGCACTATCTGTGTGCTACAGACTGTGCCAAATTCTTTATATTACTTAGGTCTGCCAATGATCTGAGATAGGTATAGCAGTTATTGCCACTTCAGGTGAGGAAGGTGAggcaagagaaaataagaaaatttaatttgatCAAGGTTCACAGTTGATTagtagaaaagaaatttaaagaccCAGGTACTCTAACCTTTGTTTTCCCCTATATCTGAATGCTTATTCTGGGATTTGGGGAGACTTCagtgggaaaagagagaaagatcaaAGGAAATAGAGAAGGGATTAGCAAAAACCAACTTCTGTTACTCCATAATGTGGCCTTACATAAGTTTTATCTATCAGCCATATTGATGACACTCCATGGAACATTAAAAAACCTTAGGTAGGTTTTTCCTATCAATTAATTATGGACCAATAAAACAAAGGAAACGGTACTGTTCTAATGCTTGTTTCTGTTTTCCACACAGCACCCTGAGGAAAGAGCCTGTGTTCAATGACGAACTCCCAGCTTGCATTTTATGTGGCATTGTGACCATTAAGCCAAATGTGAAGGAGTTTACAGAGGATTCAGCTATTTTTGAGGATGGGACGGTGTTTAAGGCCATTGACTATGTCATCTTTGCAACAGGCTATAGTTATGCCTACCCCTTCCTTGATGACTCCATCATTAAGAGCAGAGACAATGAGGTCACCTTATTTAAAGGCATCTTCCCACCTCCACTGGAAAAGCCAACCTTGGCTGTGATCGGCCTTGTCCAGTCCCTTGGAGCTGCCATCCCCACTACTGACCTGCAGTCTCGCTGGGCAGTACAAGTAATTAAGGGTAAGTAGACAAAGAATCTCATTGAGAATGCCTTTGAGTCTTTAGGAAAACAATATTCCTATTAACAAGGAACAAATCCTAGGTCCCACCCAGTTTCCAGAATCTATAATTCTATATTTTTGGTACTATATTCTataagcaatttaaaatatattagattGTCATAAACAATAGACAAAACAATGATTCAAGAGTGTTTTTGTGATTTATAACTCCTTGCATGctcggtcgcttcagtcatatccgactctttgttaccccatggaccaAACCctgccaggttactctgtccatgggattctccaggcaataaagctggagtgggttgccacttcctcttccaggggatcttcccaacccagggctttaactcacatgtcttatgtctcctgaattggcagatgggttctttaccactggcaccacctgttAAGCCCTATAACTCCTTAGAATTGTCAATTATCCAAGACCTTTCATTAAACTTGAGAATACCTGAGCTTCTCATCTTAGATGCAGAAGAACTttataaaattaagatttttaaaactcaataGAATGATATTTCTTGAAAGGTTAATGAAAGAAGATGTTTCAAAGCCAATATCCAGCAACTTTAAATATCCACATTCATGAAAAAAAGTATGATTTCTGGAAAGGAAGTGGTtttcttgttctgttttcttccttgcCATGTATCAGATAAGGACAAGCAGTGGATCAGTAGAAGCAGAAATCATTTGGTGTTGTAGACAGTCTCTAAGGTAAAGGAATCCTAAGTCCctgtattttaaaaggaaaaaagaaacaatgaactTGATTGGGGTCAAGCAAAGAAGGCAGGCAGCATCATCCAGCCCCAAGTACTGGAATCAGATTCACATTAAGGTTTGAATGCCATTGTGGGCAGactcagaaaataaaaccaaGCTATGGTTAAAGAACAAATCAAGATGTCAAAGTGTAATGTGCAAAGTCTGGTTGGTCTTAAACCTGAAACTTCTAGATAATGAATCTTAGCAGGTCTGCTTCCTTTGAAGCCCAATGTAAGGCTTCCAGTCCTACCTGACTTGCTGgggtttaaatgctcttttatcCTGGATATTTGAACCTGCAACTACATATCCTGCATCATCACTCACCACCAGGCTCCCAACCACATCATTATGGTCCTACATATCAGCAATCTCTCTAAATCTCCTTCACTCCCCTGGTCCCAAGCAGAGATGTGTCGCAGGGTGATGTTTCTCCAGTGAGGCAGCAGCCAGGAAAGTGATGGAATGAAATCCTACTTAGAACTGAACTCAGGATTCAGGTTCAGAAAGACTGGCATTAAAATGTAGGTTTTAACTGCTTATAAAATATTCACTTACTCTCTGTGAAGATACTAGTTATAACGTGGGCTCTGAAGAAAGGAGACAGGGCACAGACCCAGCCAACAGAGAATTGATGCAAAGACTCAGTCTTAGGGAAAATGAGATATAAGGCAAACAACCCAATTTGGGGGAATAGGATTACCAGACCAAGGGGTCAGTTACAAGCAGCCCAATGGCAATAGCTGGTGGACTACAGAATATAGCCTCTTCTCTATCTCTCCTTTTGCCCAAGGACAGAACCAATTCCAAGGTTTGGAACAAGGCCATGTTGACAAACTATTCTTATGATCCTGCCTGTAGGCATTTCAGGAACAGAGAGTCATTGTAGGTCTTGAGCAATCAGAGCTAGACTGGAAATTCTAGTCTTGTTCCAGGTGACCCCAAAGTTGCCAAAGAAATCACACTAGATTTGAAGCATCTCCGAGTACAAATGTTTGGGTCTAGGTTTTAGAAAATTCTGTAAGGTAATGCCAGGAAGAGCTTGAAATCCTGGGGCAGCCCCAACTCAGATTTGGCCTCCCAGGACCTCCCTGTATCCTTGGTGACTTGTAAACAGTCCACATCCACAGTCTCATTCAGAAACTGTTGGCTTTCCAGAAAGAACCTTGTAGCTTTGTTAAATTCTCTTTCTTATCTGTTAGAAATTCCCTTTTTTGGGCAAAGCAAGATAACTTCCTATGAAGATCTGTTtgttaaatcttaaaaaagagatGTCAATATACCTTTGACTATAATTTATTAGATGACatacttaaaaataaagcttAGAGAGTAGAATATAATCCttcaaactgatttttaaatccaATAACCAGTTTAAGAGCAAAGATAGAAAGATGAAAGGTTATTTGGTTTTAATCACTGTGACAAGTATCATTTCTGAGAAGATTAGGAATGACCTATATGTTTGTCTCAGAATGACTCCCTGGGTATTTGTTCAAGATATTATTTTGCTAGATAATGACagcaaaatttgaaaatactAATGCAATTCACAActcattattaaaaaagaaacattgcAGGCTCAGACTTATTTAACTATTATCGTgtctttccactttttttttttttaggaacatGCCCTTTGCCTTCTGTCAAGGACATGATGAATGATATTGatgaaaaaatggggaaaaagcTCAAATTGTAAGAACATCTGTGGTAAAGGGGATCCAGAATTTTCATAGCAAAATTTGACTTTGTGAATACTTAGAACTGTTTTAGTCTTGAATACTCCTGAGTGGGACCAT containing:
- the FMO3 gene encoding flavin-containing monooxygenase 3 isoform X1 → MVKKVAIIGAGISGLASIRNCLEEGLEPTCFEKGEDIGGLWKFSDHVEEGRASIYRSVFTNSSKEMTCFPDFPFPDDFPNFMHNSKLQEYITMFAKEKNLLKYIQFKTIVSSVNKRPDFQTTGQWDVITEKDGKKESAVFDAVMICSGHHVYPNIPKESFPGIKLFKGKCFHSRDYKEPGIFKGKRVLVIGLGNSGCDIASELSHIAEKVIISSRSGSWVMSRVWDEGYPWDMLFITRFETFLKNTLPTVISNWWYMKQMNARFKHENYGLMPLNSTLRKEPVFNDELPACILCGIVTIKPNVKEFTEDSAIFEDGTVFKAIDYVIFATGYSYAYPFLDDSIIKSRDNEVTLFKGIFPPPLEKPTLAVIGLVQSLGAAIPTTDLQSRWAVQVIKGTCPLPSVKDMMNDIDEKMGKKLKLFGKSDTIQTDYVVYMDELASFIGAKPNIPWLFLTDPKLALEVYFGPCTPYQFRLVGPGKWPGARNAILTQWDRLLKPMTTRVVGSPLKPCLFCNWFRPVLISVVSIAALIVLF